In the genome of Limanda limanda chromosome 15, fLimLim1.1, whole genome shotgun sequence, one region contains:
- the LOC133020354 gene encoding uncharacterized protein LOC133020354 — translation MREANVSEWFYEFKWNDKPLVPISSTNVFRIPELTPDRNGDYQCIAHHNSSEENRRSNRATLSVSAAAPRPVVTVSPSWLTPGASGTLTCGGGPHPTAGWRFYWYRADLISLDPSDMHTAEFSYELLPGSDGGTEQNSFVIRGLTESAGYACRAGRGDPVFYTKYSEKKWVWPVDSYSSVSLTVRPDSVQHFYHDLIRLTCEGNPAKWRLWRFTEYGVRVLECESQERITSFTWTFINLRSGVVWCESGSEISNAVNITTVDTYADVLLESPVHPVTGGQSVTLSCSWDGRNLDSSSSFYKNGELLQSDVRGKLEISAVSKSDEGFYKCEHSGDFSPESWMSVKLTPAAPPSTSPVPLVVGLVGGFTLILLLSLLLLCWCRSCDFLSEWELVSFWSHQCLLSHLLMSAVVYIISHMVALQL, via the exons ATGAGAGAAGCAAATGTCAGTGAGTGGTTTTATGAATTCAAGTGGAACGACAAACCACTGGTTCCCATCAGTTCCACTAACGTGTTCAGGATTCCAGAGCTAACGCCCGACAGGAACGGGGATTATCAGTGCATCGCTCACCACAACAGCTCAGAAGAGAACAGACGGAGCAACAGGgccactctctctgtgtcag CGGCTGCACCACGACCTGTCGTCACTGTGTCTCCGTCATGGCTGACTCCTGGAGCCTCCGGGACTCTCACCTGTGGGGGGGGTCCACATCCCACTGCAGGGTGGAGGTTCTACTGGTACAGAGCTGACCTGATTAGTTTGGATCCA AGTGATATGCACACTGCTGAGTTCAGTTATGAGCTGCTCCCAGGAAGCGACGGAGGAACTGAACAAAACTCCTTCGTCATCCGAGGCCTGACGGAGTCAGCAGGTTATGCATGtcgagctggaagaggagacccCGTGTTTTACACTAAGTACAGTGAGAAAAAGTGGGTGTGGCCTGTag ATTCCTATTCGTCAGTGTCTCTCACAGTGAGGCCGGACTCAGTGCAACACTTCTATCATGACTTGATCCGTCTGACCTGCGAGGGAAACCCTGCTAAGTGGAGATTGTGGAGGTTTACTGAATACGGTGTACGAGTGTTAGAGTGCGAGTCTCAGGAGAGAATCACAAGCTTCACATGGACCTTTATTAATCTTCGGTCTGGAGTTGTCTGGTGTGAATCTGGATCAGAGATCAGCAACGCAGTCAACATCACTACAG TTGACACTTACgctgatgttctcctggagagcCCTGTCCATCCTGTGACCGGGGGACAGTCCGTTACTCTCAGCTGCTCATGGGACGGAAGAAACCTCGATTCCAGCAGCTCTTTCTACAAAAATGGTGAACTCCTCCAAAGTGATGTCAGAGGGAAACTGGAAATCTCAGCTGTGTCAAAGTCAGATGAAGGTTTCTACAAGTGTGAACATTCAGGAGACTTCTCACCGGAGAGTTGgatgtcagtaaaat tgactcctgcagcacctccctCTACGTCTCCTGTGCCGCTGGTCGTTGGGCTGGTTGGAGGCTTCacactgattctcctcctctcgctgctgctgttgtgttggtgcaggagt tgtgacttcctgtctgagtggGAGCTGGTTTCCTTCTGGTCCCACCAGTGTCTCCTCAGCCACTTGCTCATGTCTGCAGTG GTCTACATCATCAGCCACATGGTGGCGCTGCAGCTTTAG